CACGCAGAGCCGCCTCAGGTACGGGAAAGGTTTCCAAGCGCCGGATGCCCCGGTAGCTGATGCTCGCCCTCAGGTATTTGGTGAGCAAGAGATCCATCGTCTTGGACACCTGGGTCAAGAGATCGCCGTGGATTTCGTCGTGATAAAGCAGATCCGTGCTGGTACGAAAGAAACCGATCTTCACAAAGGCACCGGTGAAGAAGCGTTCCGGATCGGGATGGAACACAAGCACAGCGGCCCGTTTGAGATATTGGTTGTCGAGCAAATGCAGCTTATCGATAAGCCCCGGTGTGGATTCCCGCAGGATGGTGGAATCCAGACGCTGGCTTTCGCGCGCTAATTGCCGGAAGGCAACAATGGCCGGCTTGGACAAATCCTTGATTGTAACGTGCGGCACCGGCACACCGTCCCAGTGCCGTCCCTGCTTGCGCAAAAGGAAACGGTCCAGCGCGGCACCCTTGAGAATCTGGTTCGTGCTGCCGCTGCGATAGAAATACTCGCCTTTGTAGCTCACCGGATTCGAATAGGGCTCCACCACGATTTCAAGGTATTCTCTGCCAGCTTTTGCACGTAGGTTGACTTTCACCATGATGCCCAGAATGTCCCTGACCTTGTTGGGAATATCCTCGAGCAGTTTCGGCGCATTGGCAACGCCCACAACTTCACCCCGGTCATTCTTTCCGATCACCAGCGTACCGCCCTCGGCATTGGCAAAGCCGCAAATCCATTTGAGATATTCATCCCGCCAAGAGGCTTTGTATTCGATACTCTGGTCTTCTTTCATATCAACCGTACCCTCCCGGTTAAAAGTTCCTGCATCATGCCCTGCTTGAGCTGGCGAACTTTCGCGAGTTTGGCTTCCAGCGCGGCGATCTCGGCGTCCATGTCGCTCAGGATGGCGGCGATGGCGGTTTGTTCGGCCAACTCTGGCAAAGGAATCGGAACACCTCCAATCTCGCCCATGTTGATTTTCTTGGGGGAGGCGTTCATCAACGACCTTTCCTCAATATCAAGCCTGAATTGGCGGCATTTTGTGTAACAATGGATATAGCGTGAATCTATGCCATGCTTCACCTTCAGCAAAGCCAAGCTCACGTAGATACTGGCCTCAACATCCCAATCAATCAGCTTTGTATCGCCTATAGCACCGATACGGGTAAGGAGAATGTCGCCCTTTTCTGGCTTGCACCGTTTGACGAGTTGATTGTGCTCTTTCACGGATATGAACTTTGTGTCCGCGAAGTTGTTGGCTGTAACATTCTCCACGCTGTAGAAAGGAATTCCCGTTTCCATGTATTGCGGTGTGAAATGAGTGCCGTCGGTAATTGAGCTACAAACGTCCATCAACGTCTTCACCTCCCACTCTCCACTAAACTCCGGCAGGCGCTTCTTGCCGGTGAGCAACTCCTGCATGGCGCCTTGTTTGATCTGACGTTTTTTGGCGATGAGCTGCTCCAGCGATTCGATGAGGGCATCCGCATCGCTCAACGCCTCGGCGATGGCTTCTTGTTCGGAGAGGGAGGATGGACGCGGAATTGGAACTTTTTCGAATTTATCCTTCGGTAAGTGGGCAATACTAGTTTGCGTTACAAAGTTGGTCAAATATCCAGTTGATGCCAACCGTTGAAGTACGTTTAACATCAATTGCACTTTGTAACCACGAATTGGCCGAAGTCTATGCAATGCTTTCTGATAATAACATTCCGCAATCGGTTCGTTCCAAATTGCAGCGCGCCCAATTTCTCCCCCTTCGCAAACAAGAAGGTCACCTTTGAGCAGTCGAAAACGTTGGAGATCAGACGGAGTCATTCTGATAACACCAAGGTCATTGAGATCTATGCGCCCCCACTGGACGGCTCTATTGCCCAAATAAGACTTTGGTACGCCGACGTTTTTTTCAGAATCCAACATTTTACCGAGTTGGATTGAGAATTCGTTGCCTACTGTGGTAACGTCCCAATCCTCCGGAATCAACCCCACCTCTGTCTGTTTGTAGCCCGGCTTCATTTCCATGCGAATCCCATCCTTTCCAAATGGCCGTTCACTTTCGCTTCGAGTTCGGCCATGCGGCTGGCCATCTGCGGCAGCGGTGTTGCGTAGCGTTCGGCCAGATCCTTCACGCGTTGGGTGAGCGCTTGGCTGATGCGATCCATTTCGCCATGAATGGCAGCCTCCAGCGCGGCGAGCCATTTGTCCTCCACCACCAGCGTCTTGATCTCTTTTTCAGTAAGCTTGGGATATTGCGCGTAAGCTTTGGCGTCCAACTCGGTCTCGGATTCTTTCAACTTTTTCTTAAGTTCGGATTCTTCATTGGCAAGCTTCAGCCATTCCTCCAACACCGCCTTCTCTTCCGCTGGCACTTCTTCATTTTCACTTTTCAACTCCTCCAGTCGCGCGATGACATTCGCCTTGCTGATTTTTTCCAGCTCAGAGAAAGCGCCTTCTTCACCGCCGTGCTCTTCTTCCAACTCATTCATTCGAGCGGTGACGCTTTCCAACTCGGTTTGCAATTGGTTGATCGCCTCTTGCTCTTTGGCGAAATAGCGGACGACGATGAGTGCTTTGGGAACGAGATCGCAGGCCCAGCCTTTGTCTTTCTCCTTGCCCTTCTTGTCTTTCTCAATGATGCGATAGGTCTCGGCTTTCCAGCCGTCAGCGGCGATGAGATAGCAATCGTCCTGCATCGTCTCGGCCCAATAATCCATGAGGTGCTGATAAACGTCATATTTGTCAATCAGCGGCTTGCCCGCGTAGTGGGCCAAAATATCCTCAGCAAGCGCGGCGATGATTTCCTTCGGATGACAGCCGGCCTTTAAAGCCTTGAGCGTGCCGGCACTCTTGTTTCGCCAGGCAGCAAAGACGGCATTCATCCTCTCGGTAAAAGCGACGAACTCGGCGTGTTCGTAAATGGTCCGCTTCAGTTGCGCCAGAGAAATTGACAATTGCGAGTAGTCTTCTCTGAGCGGCTCGAAGAGCGCGGATTTGAGATGAGGCAGGACCGCCCAGTATTTCTCCAGCG
The Cytophagia bacterium CHB2 DNA segment above includes these coding regions:
- a CDS encoding winged helix-turn-helix transcriptional regulator, producing MKEDQSIEYKASWRDEYLKWICGFANAEGGTLVIGKNDRGEVVGVANAPKLLEDIPNKVRDILGIMVKVNLRAKAGREYLEIVVEPYSNPVSYKGEYFYRSGSTNQILKGAALDRFLLRKQGRHWDGVPVPHVTIKDLSKPAIVAFRQLARESQRLDSTILRESTPGLIDKLHLLDNQYLKRAAVLVFHPDPERFFTGAFVKIGFFRTSTDLLYHDEIHGDLLTQVSKTMDLLLTKYLRASISYRGIRRLETFPVPEAALREAVLNAIIHKDYGADTPIQISVYSDKNMVWNPGELPPDWTVAKLKGKHPSQPFNPDIANVFFRAGMIEAWGRGIARILEACKAARLPEPEINYEKTGLWFGFHFSEQQMGSTTQETTQEKILALLRTNPTITRKAMAVELGFSDDGIKYHLGKLKSAGIIRHVGSTKAGRWEILK
- a CDS encoding restriction endonuclease subunit S — encoded protein: MEMKPGYKQTEVGLIPEDWDVTTVGNEFSIQLGKMLDSEKNVGVPKSYLGNRAVQWGRIDLNDLGVIRMTPSDLQRFRLLKGDLLVCEGGEIGRAAIWNEPIAECYYQKALHRLRPIRGYKVQLMLNVLQRLASTGYLTNFVTQTSIAHLPKDKFEKVPIPRPSSLSEQEAIAEALSDADALIESLEQLIAKKRQIKQGAMQELLTGKKRLPEFSGEWEVKTLMDVCSSITDGTHFTPQYMETGIPFYSVENVTANNFADTKFISVKEHNQLVKRCKPEKGDILLTRIGAIGDTKLIDWDVEASIYVSLALLKVKHGIDSRYIHCYTKCRQFRLDIEERSLMNASPKKINMGEIGGVPIPLPELAEQTAIAAILSDMDAEIAALEAKLAKVRQLKQGMMQELLTGRVRLI